The proteins below are encoded in one region of Castor canadensis chromosome 6, mCasCan1.hap1v2, whole genome shotgun sequence:
- the Lix1 gene encoding protein limb expression 1 homolog has protein sequence MDRTLESLRHIIAQVLPHRDPALVFKDLNVVSMLQEFWESKQQQKATLPSEGVVVYESLPSSGPPFVSYVTLPGGSCFGNFQCCLSRAEARRDAAKVALINSLFNELPSRRITKEFIMESVQEAVASTSGTLDDADDPSTSIGAYHYMLESNMGKTMLEFQELMTIFQLLHWNGSLKALRETKCSRQEVISYYSQYSLDEKMRSHMALDWIMKERESPGILSQELRMALRQLEEARKAGQELRFYKEKKEILSLALTQIYSDPDPSLPSDDQLSLTALCGYH, from the exons tGAATGTTGTGTCAATGTTACAGGAATTTTGGGAAAGCAAGCAGCAGCAAAAGGCCACACTCCCAAGTGAAGGTGTGGTAGTCTATGAGTCTCTGCCGTCTTCTGGGCCTCCCTTTGTGAGTTATGTGACTCTCCCAGGAGGGAGCTGCTTTGGCAACTTCCAG TGTTGCTTAAGTAGAGCTGAGGCCAGACGGGATGCAGCTAAAGTGGCCCTAATCAACTCCCTCTTCAATGAGCTGCCCTCTCGCAGGATCACCAAGGAATTCATTATGGAAAGTGTTCAGGAAGCAGTAGCCTCCACCAGC GGCACTTTAGATGATGCTGATGACCCCAGCACAAGCATTGGAGCCTATCATTATATGTTGGAGTCAAACATGGGGAAGACCATGCTAGAGTTTCAG GAGCTGATGACCATTTTCCAACTATTGCACTGGAATGGAAGTCTAAAAGCCCTTCGTGAAACAAAGTGTTCAAGACAG GAAGTCATCTCCTATTATTCCCAGTACTCCCTAGATGAGAAGATGCGCAGTCACATGGCCCTGGACTGGATCATGAAGGAGCGAGAGTCACCAGGAATTCTCTCTCAAGAGCTACGAATGGCCCTGAGGCAGCTGGAGGAAGCCAGGAAGGCAGGACAAGAACTTCggttttacaaagaaaagaaagaaatcctgagcTTGGCCCTGACTCAAATCTATAGTGACCCTGACCCTTCCTTACCCAGTGATGACCAGCTGAGCCTCACGGCCCTGTGTGGCTATCACTAG